The Microbacter sp. GSS18 genome has a segment encoding these proteins:
- a CDS encoding NDMA-dependent alcohol dehydrogenase: protein MTLQKEAHDMLTQNTAERQTTTAGTTITTRAAISRGPHQDWEITELELDPPKEHEVRVKFVVSGLCHSDHHITEGDAPVRFPMVGGHEGAGIVESVGPNVRRVKPGDRVVCSYIPACGSCRPCSTGHQNMCVKGLNAGTGMFLDGTYRFHKDGEDFGGFCSLGTFSEYAVVSEYAVVPLADDIPFEVASLVGCGVPTGWGSAVYAAGVRAGDTVVVFGAGGVGSNAVQGARYAGAKNVVVVDPVEFKRENAKTFGATAAFATAEEAHEFVAADTWGQLADHVIMTPNAVTEEMVNAAVMMTGKGGKVTITAVGHLTEKAVHVHAGMLIGYQRQIRGALFGDCNPLYDIPKLLGLYRAGDLKIDELISRRYKLDEVNDAYRDLVEGRNIRGVIVHDI, encoded by the coding sequence ATGACGCTGCAGAAGGAAGCCCACGACATGCTGACACAGAACACCGCCGAGAGGCAGACCACCACCGCAGGCACGACGATCACCACGCGCGCGGCGATCTCACGCGGTCCCCACCAGGACTGGGAGATCACCGAACTGGAACTGGACCCGCCCAAGGAGCACGAGGTCCGGGTCAAGTTCGTCGTCTCGGGGCTGTGCCACTCCGACCACCACATCACCGAGGGGGATGCGCCCGTGCGCTTCCCCATGGTCGGCGGCCACGAAGGCGCCGGCATCGTCGAGTCGGTCGGCCCGAACGTGCGCCGCGTCAAGCCCGGCGACCGGGTGGTGTGCTCGTACATCCCCGCGTGCGGGTCGTGCCGTCCCTGTTCGACCGGCCACCAGAACATGTGCGTCAAGGGCCTGAATGCCGGCACCGGCATGTTCCTCGACGGCACCTACCGCTTCCACAAGGACGGCGAGGACTTCGGCGGCTTCTGCTCGCTGGGCACGTTCTCGGAGTACGCGGTCGTGTCGGAGTACGCGGTCGTGCCACTCGCCGATGACATCCCCTTCGAGGTCGCCTCGCTCGTGGGCTGCGGCGTGCCGACCGGATGGGGGTCTGCCGTCTACGCCGCCGGCGTCCGCGCCGGCGACACCGTCGTGGTCTTCGGTGCGGGCGGCGTCGGCTCCAACGCCGTCCAGGGCGCCCGCTACGCCGGCGCCAAGAACGTCGTCGTGGTCGACCCGGTCGAATTCAAGCGCGAGAACGCGAAGACCTTCGGCGCCACCGCCGCCTTCGCGACCGCGGAGGAGGCTCACGAGTTCGTCGCGGCGGACACGTGGGGCCAGCTCGCCGACCACGTCATCATGACGCCCAACGCGGTGACCGAGGAGATGGTCAACGCCGCTGTCATGATGACCGGCAAGGGCGGCAAGGTCACGATCACCGCCGTCGGCCACCTCACCGAGAAGGCCGTCCACGTCCACGCCGGCATGCTCATCGGCTATCAGCGGCAGATCCGCGGCGCCCTGTTCGGCGACTGCAACCCCCTGTACGACATCCCGAAGCTCCTCGGGCTGTACCGCGCGGGCGATCTCAAGATCGACGAGCTGATCAGCCGCCGGTACAAGCTCGACGAGGTCAACGACGCCTACCGCGACCTGGTCGAGGGGCGCAACATCCGCGGCGTCATCGTCCACGACATCTGA
- a CDS encoding UGSC family (seleno)protein: MPNAILDPTGRAAAAAAAAETVYADRPESLAGLRIGLLDNTKHNALLFLQELGRLLVAEHGAHDVSIVETKQSFSVPVDDEIVARYQGRCDVVLTGVGDCGSCSAAAVADGINFEKAGLPAAVVLTDAFTTTGRMMAEVQGAPDYEWITTAHPMASLTEDEVRARAAEVLPEIVGALLEQRVAVAG; this comes from the coding sequence ATGCCCAACGCCATCCTCGATCCCACGGGCCGGGCGGCCGCGGCCGCCGCGGCCGCCGAGACGGTCTACGCCGACCGGCCGGAGTCCCTCGCGGGGCTGCGGATCGGACTGCTCGACAACACCAAGCACAACGCGCTGCTGTTCCTCCAGGAGCTCGGGCGTCTGCTGGTCGCCGAGCACGGCGCCCACGACGTCAGCATCGTCGAGACCAAGCAGAGCTTCTCGGTCCCCGTCGACGACGAGATCGTCGCGCGGTACCAGGGGCGGTGCGATGTCGTGCTGACCGGCGTGGGCGATTGCGGCTCCTGCAGCGCCGCGGCCGTCGCCGACGGCATCAACTTCGAGAAGGCGGGGCTGCCGGCGGCCGTGGTGCTGACGGATGCCTTCACGACCACCGGGCGCATGATGGCCGAGGTCCAGGGTGCCCCCGACTACGAGTGGATCACCACGGCGCACCCGATGGCGAGCCTCACCGAGGACGAGGTCCGGGCGAGGGCCGCCGAGGTGCTGCCCGAGATCGTGGGCGCGCTCCTCGAGCAGCGGGTGGCGGTGGCCGGATGA
- a CDS encoding SDR family NAD(P)-dependent oxidoreductase, with protein MSPLTPNPALEDPLAAVGEQWMIGRTALVTGAGQNGELPGVGYAIARLLAAHGARVAVLDRSADAADRTVARIRSAGGVAIPLVADVTDDIACERAVEEVVERFGALDTLVNNVASGDRAGIFEVTPERFEELIDINLKSAWHVTRHAVPVLPRGSAIVNISSVGVRARGPGMPYCVAKAGIENFTEGSATTLGPQGIRVNCVEVGAIWGAFAAANMDESMREPRRQSTTLKTEGSAWDIAHATLFLLSDRARWITGQILAVDGGPPSYFPPGPPITSVPKSIPQPA; from the coding sequence GTGAGTCCGCTCACGCCGAACCCGGCGCTGGAGGATCCGCTCGCCGCCGTCGGCGAGCAGTGGATGATCGGGCGCACCGCTCTGGTCACCGGCGCCGGTCAGAACGGCGAGCTGCCGGGGGTCGGGTACGCCATCGCGCGACTGCTCGCGGCCCACGGCGCCCGCGTGGCGGTGCTGGACCGCTCCGCCGATGCGGCCGACCGCACGGTCGCCCGCATCCGGTCCGCCGGCGGCGTGGCGATCCCGCTCGTCGCCGACGTGACCGACGACATCGCGTGCGAACGCGCGGTGGAAGAGGTCGTCGAGCGGTTCGGCGCCCTGGACACCCTCGTCAACAACGTCGCCAGCGGCGACCGCGCGGGCATCTTCGAGGTCACTCCCGAACGCTTCGAGGAGCTCATCGACATCAACCTGAAGTCGGCGTGGCACGTCACGCGGCACGCCGTCCCGGTGCTGCCGCGCGGGAGCGCCATCGTCAACATCTCGTCGGTGGGGGTCCGCGCCCGCGGGCCGGGCATGCCGTACTGCGTCGCGAAGGCGGGGATCGAGAACTTCACCGAGGGCTCCGCGACGACGCTCGGCCCCCAGGGCATCCGCGTCAACTGCGTCGAGGTCGGCGCGATCTGGGGCGCCTTCGCCGCCGCGAACATGGACGAGAGCATGCGCGAGCCGCGCCGGCAGTCGACAACCCTCAAGACCGAGGGCTCGGCGTGGGACATCGCCCACGCGACCCTGTTCCTGCTCAGCGACCGGGCGCGCTGGATCACCGGCCAGATCCTCGCCGTCGACGGCGGGCCGCCGAGCTACTTCCCGCCGGGGCCGCCGATCACGTCGGTGCCCAAGAGCATCCCGCAGCCGGCCTGA
- a CDS encoding zinc-binding dehydrogenase: protein MAEMVRAAVQTGPRRIEMREFPRPQIGPDDGLLRVEANGICGSDVEIYRGHMGMNPNPFIPGHEPMGIIEELGERAAERWGVEVGDRVALEVIVPCRACEDCLTGNYQACRFRKYGHGVTGIEVSPSLWGGFAEYLYISPNSVVHKIDKSLPAEIAAMYNPLGAGVRWAVDLGEVGLGATMLVLGSGQRGLAAVIAAKAAGAGQVIVTGLESDAHKLAIARELGADHTLIVDGEDAPDTADAVMELTGGRGVDVALDLTPMAAGPITDALKSVRHGGRVVLAGLKGQREIPLVTDLIINRAVTVKGAFGVDATANKKAIALLESGRFPLEKLHTHTFGLDDVGLAIETLAGETDDKSAIHVSVHPSLA from the coding sequence ATGGCAGAGATGGTGCGCGCGGCCGTGCAGACCGGCCCCCGGAGGATCGAGATGCGCGAGTTCCCGCGCCCGCAGATCGGTCCCGACGACGGGCTGCTGCGCGTCGAGGCCAACGGCATCTGCGGCAGCGACGTCGAGATCTACCGCGGCCACATGGGGATGAACCCCAACCCCTTCATCCCCGGGCACGAGCCGATGGGCATCATCGAGGAACTGGGCGAGCGGGCCGCCGAGCGCTGGGGGGTCGAGGTCGGCGACCGCGTCGCGCTCGAGGTGATCGTGCCGTGCCGTGCGTGCGAGGACTGCCTGACCGGCAACTACCAGGCGTGCCGCTTCCGCAAGTACGGCCACGGCGTCACCGGCATCGAGGTGAGCCCCAGCCTGTGGGGCGGGTTCGCCGAGTACCTCTACATCTCGCCGAACTCGGTCGTCCACAAGATCGACAAGAGCCTGCCGGCCGAGATCGCCGCGATGTACAACCCGCTCGGCGCGGGCGTGCGGTGGGCCGTCGACCTCGGCGAGGTCGGCCTCGGCGCCACCATGCTCGTGCTCGGCTCCGGTCAGCGCGGGCTCGCCGCCGTGATCGCCGCCAAGGCCGCCGGTGCCGGCCAGGTCATCGTCACAGGGCTGGAGTCGGATGCCCACAAGCTCGCGATCGCACGCGAGCTCGGGGCCGACCACACGCTCATCGTCGACGGCGAGGACGCGCCCGACACCGCCGACGCGGTGATGGAGCTCACCGGCGGCCGCGGCGTCGACGTCGCGCTCGATCTGACGCCGATGGCGGCAGGACCCATCACGGACGCGCTGAAGAGCGTGCGGCACGGCGGCCGCGTGGTCCTCGCCGGCCTCAAGGGCCAGCGCGAGATCCCGCTCGTGACCGACCTGATCATCAACCGCGCCGTCACGGTCAAGGGCGCCTTCGGCGTCGACGCCACCGCGAACAAGAAGGCGATCGCCCTGCTGGAGTCCGGGCGCTTCCCGCTCGAGAAGCTGCACACGCACACCTTCGGCCTCGACGACGTCGGTCTCGCGATCGAGACCCTCGCCGGCGAGACCGACGACAAGTCCGCCATCCACGTCTCCGTCCACCCCAGCCTCGCCTGA
- a CDS encoding amidohydrolase family protein: MLIDAHAHLLPRDYPEDAPACFPHMEAIEGSTDRLLVFDQMRFPAKEVFWEAERRLEAMDASGVDAEVVSPMPPLLRYDLPAADGLALSRHVNDVAAELSSHAPDRIIALGMVPMQDPDAATTELAAIKAQGLAGVEIASNILGSSIGDEKFLPFFQELERLSLPLFVHAMPSPSDRLPFSAMGTYVVGIEGMYAAASLILGGTAAACPNLQVSFSHAAGGFAMMLPRANYFWGGSWNEEPRDLARAVMPDDGPSPLDYARRFYYDSMVFDRRTIRYLVDILGADRLLVGSDFPAMLREEPAAKTLKSMELPDDQWQDIAWRNAMRWLGREGADLGLAEAVATA, translated from the coding sequence GTGCTCATCGACGCCCACGCGCACCTTCTGCCCCGCGACTACCCCGAGGATGCCCCCGCGTGCTTCCCCCACATGGAAGCCATCGAGGGCAGCACCGACCGACTGCTCGTGTTCGACCAGATGCGGTTCCCCGCTAAGGAGGTCTTCTGGGAGGCGGAGCGCCGCCTCGAGGCGATGGACGCCTCGGGGGTGGACGCCGAGGTGGTCAGCCCCATGCCGCCGCTGCTGCGGTACGACCTGCCGGCCGCCGACGGCCTGGCGCTCTCGCGTCACGTCAACGACGTCGCCGCCGAACTGAGCTCGCACGCCCCCGACCGCATCATCGCGCTCGGGATGGTGCCGATGCAGGACCCGGATGCCGCCACGACGGAGCTCGCCGCCATCAAGGCGCAGGGGCTGGCCGGTGTCGAGATCGCATCGAACATCCTCGGCAGCTCGATCGGCGACGAGAAGTTCCTGCCGTTCTTCCAGGAGCTGGAACGTCTGTCGCTGCCGCTGTTCGTCCACGCGATGCCGTCGCCGAGCGACCGCCTGCCGTTCTCGGCGATGGGCACGTACGTCGTCGGGATCGAGGGCATGTACGCTGCGGCATCCCTCATCCTCGGCGGCACAGCCGCCGCCTGCCCGAACCTGCAGGTCTCGTTCAGCCACGCCGCGGGCGGGTTCGCGATGATGCTGCCGCGGGCGAACTACTTCTGGGGCGGATCGTGGAACGAGGAGCCGAGGGACCTCGCGCGCGCCGTCATGCCCGACGACGGCCCCTCGCCTCTCGACTACGCGCGGCGCTTCTACTACGACTCCATGGTGTTCGACCGGCGGACGATCCGGTACCTGGTGGACATCCTCGGTGCCGACCGGCTGCTCGTGGGATCCGACTTCCCCGCGATGCTCCGCGAGGAGCCGGCGGCGAAGACCCTGAAGTCGATGGAGCTGCCCGACGACCAGTGGCAGGACATCGCATGGCGCAACGCCATGCGCTGGCTCGGCCGTGAGGGCGCCGATCTGGGCTTGGCCGAAGCGGTCGCGACCGCCTGA
- a CDS encoding ABC transporter substrate-binding protein: MKRIRKGGRSATRLITSLAIVLGLGLSTAACTSDGGGTDGGSGSGEPQSGGDVTVLLDAGFAGGWATGLDPATSNTTGANLPQNSAIFGGLFTLEADADGSNARIEPNQAESYEWSEDGLTLTVTLRDGITFTDGTDMNAEAVVWNWIRLLNSGSTGAPRLQLDTTGEAPDLSDEFMDSLWAALPEDVDEATVMGHLAAIQATGDLTVQMKLLAVDGSLVNGFPASALNLIASPSAYAEAGGEEFSLMPVGAGPFIITSNSMSDRLELERNPDYFKDGLPYLDAINFQAVGGDQVAYQTLLAGQGDIIEGLSAVTLIQEAEGNPDVAVYPGVPTSPYVVQLNTRVPPFDDIKAREAIYYATDFSAINEGLFKGDGEMSQSFTASGGLFWNPEVEGYREYDLDKAKALVDEMGGLTVTLGTTDIVTARSVNTALQTQWKEAGIDVEITAQPLGDVINDFLGGQWQAMLQTAGAWDPSVGIGVGVRFGSTSPFSGAPLPAEEGGTTELDDLLAAAVSTIDPDERKMYYDEIAKFISDEAYAPFGMAFTPAQVVRQGVHGPGLDEPIPALAVNEGVLYDRVWVESD; the protein is encoded by the coding sequence ATGAAGAGAATTCGGAAGGGCGGAAGGTCGGCGACGCGGCTGATCACATCGCTCGCGATCGTCCTGGGCCTCGGCCTGTCGACGGCGGCATGCACATCGGACGGCGGCGGAACCGACGGAGGCTCCGGCTCCGGCGAGCCGCAGTCCGGCGGCGACGTCACGGTCCTGCTCGACGCCGGCTTCGCCGGCGGCTGGGCCACGGGCCTCGACCCCGCCACCAGCAACACCACCGGTGCGAATCTGCCTCAGAACTCCGCCATCTTCGGCGGGCTGTTCACCCTCGAGGCCGACGCGGACGGTTCCAACGCACGCATCGAGCCCAACCAGGCCGAGAGCTACGAGTGGTCCGAGGACGGTCTCACGCTGACCGTCACACTCCGCGACGGCATCACGTTCACCGACGGCACCGACATGAACGCCGAGGCGGTCGTGTGGAACTGGATCCGCCTGCTCAACTCCGGCAGCACCGGCGCGCCGCGCCTCCAGCTTGACACCACCGGGGAGGCTCCCGACCTGAGCGACGAGTTCATGGACAGCCTGTGGGCTGCGCTCCCCGAGGACGTCGACGAGGCCACCGTGATGGGCCACCTCGCCGCGATCCAGGCGACCGGCGACCTGACGGTGCAGATGAAGCTGCTCGCCGTCGACGGCTCGCTCGTCAACGGCTTCCCGGCCAGCGCCCTGAACCTCATCGCGTCGCCCTCGGCGTACGCGGAGGCGGGCGGCGAGGAGTTCAGCCTCATGCCGGTGGGTGCGGGGCCGTTCATCATCACGTCGAACAGCATGAGCGACCGTCTCGAGCTGGAGCGGAATCCGGACTACTTCAAGGACGGCCTGCCCTACCTCGACGCGATCAACTTCCAGGCTGTCGGCGGCGACCAGGTCGCGTACCAGACACTGCTGGCGGGCCAGGGCGACATCATCGAGGGTCTGTCGGCCGTCACGCTCATCCAGGAGGCGGAGGGCAACCCCGACGTCGCCGTATACCCCGGCGTTCCGACGTCGCCGTATGTCGTGCAGCTGAACACCCGCGTCCCTCCGTTCGACGACATCAAGGCGCGTGAGGCGATCTACTACGCCACCGACTTCTCGGCGATCAACGAGGGGCTGTTCAAGGGCGACGGCGAGATGAGCCAGTCGTTCACGGCATCCGGTGGTCTGTTCTGGAACCCCGAGGTCGAGGGCTACCGCGAGTACGACCTCGACAAGGCCAAGGCGCTGGTCGACGAGATGGGCGGCCTGACCGTCACGCTCGGCACGACCGACATCGTCACGGCGCGCTCGGTCAACACGGCCCTGCAGACGCAGTGGAAGGAAGCCGGCATCGACGTCGAGATCACCGCACAGCCTCTGGGCGACGTGATCAACGACTTCCTCGGCGGGCAGTGGCAGGCGATGCTGCAGACCGCCGGAGCGTGGGACCCGTCGGTCGGCATCGGCGTCGGCGTCCGGTTCGGCTCCACCTCGCCGTTCAGCGGTGCTCCGCTGCCGGCCGAGGAGGGCGGCACCACCGAGCTCGACGATCTCCTGGCCGCCGCGGTGTCCACGATCGATCCCGACGAGCGCAAGATGTACTACGACGAGATCGCCAAGTTCATCTCCGACGAGGCCTACGCCCCGTTCGGCATGGCGTTCACGCCGGCGCAGGTCGTCCGCCAGGGCGTCCACGGTCCCGGTCTCGACGAGCCGATCCCCGCGCTCGCCGTGAACGAGGGCGTGCTGTACGACCGGGTCTGGGTCGAGAGTGACTGA
- a CDS encoding ABC transporter permease yields MTDTRTVDESTTSIRTEAPAGFLGRMAGSPLLRLIARRVLIAIPLLFAISVLVFALLEAMPGDVAQQQAGMDATPEEVEAVRKRLGLDRPPVERYLSWLGGFVTGDLGRSSVSGQPVATLLGERMAVTMELVLLAFAVSLLIAVPVALLAARKPGGIFDRIVMVMSMTLLAVPNYVLALLLVLVFAVMLRTLPAIGYVPIDEGLWANLRSVILPVLALGVPIACFYTRFLRGDLVEQLNSADYIDTARAKGVAPWKILWSHAFRNSSFGLLTLVGLNIGGLVGGTIIIEQIFAMPGMGMMMLQGAMSRDVAVVQICVFIFAAVAVFANLFVDVMYAVLDPRIRYGSR; encoded by the coding sequence GTGACTGATACCCGCACCGTCGACGAGTCGACGACGTCCATCCGGACCGAGGCGCCCGCCGGGTTCCTCGGCCGGATGGCCGGGTCGCCGCTCCTGCGCCTGATCGCGCGCCGCGTCCTCATCGCCATCCCGCTGCTGTTCGCGATCAGCGTCCTCGTCTTCGCCCTCCTCGAGGCGATGCCGGGCGACGTCGCGCAGCAGCAGGCCGGTATGGACGCCACCCCGGAGGAGGTCGAGGCCGTCCGCAAGCGGCTGGGCCTCGACCGTCCTCCGGTGGAGCGCTACCTGTCGTGGCTGGGCGGGTTCGTCACCGGTGACCTCGGCCGCTCGTCGGTCAGCGGTCAGCCGGTGGCGACCCTGCTCGGCGAGCGCATGGCGGTGACGATGGAGCTGGTGCTGCTGGCCTTCGCCGTCTCGCTCCTCATCGCCGTGCCGGTCGCGCTCCTGGCCGCCCGCAAGCCCGGCGGCATCTTCGACCGCATCGTCATGGTGATGTCGATGACGCTCCTGGCCGTCCCGAACTACGTGCTGGCCCTGTTGCTGGTGCTCGTGTTCGCGGTCATGCTCCGCACGCTCCCGGCGATCGGCTACGTGCCGATCGACGAGGGACTGTGGGCCAACCTCAGATCCGTCATCCTCCCCGTGCTCGCGCTCGGCGTGCCGATCGCGTGCTTCTACACCCGCTTCCTGCGGGGCGACCTCGTCGAGCAGCTCAACTCCGCCGACTACATCGACACCGCCCGCGCGAAGGGCGTCGCTCCGTGGAAGATCCTGTGGAGCCACGCGTTCCGCAACTCGTCCTTCGGCCTGCTCACGCTGGTGGGCCTGAACATCGGCGGGCTCGTGGGCGGAACCATCATCATCGAGCAGATCTTCGCGATGCCCGGCATGGGCATGATGATGCTCCAGGGCGCGATGTCGCGCGACGTGGCCGTCGTGCAGATCTGCGTCTTCATCTTCGCGGCGGTGGCGGTCTTCGCCAACCTGTTCGTGGATGTCATGTACGCCGTTCTAGACCCGAGGATCCGCTATGGCAGTCGCTGA
- a CDS encoding ABC transporter permease encodes MAVADVGTTSRVLVPVDTAARSIMWAKWRRRMVVGIPAAIVALLLFICFVGPYVFPLPAPVGGSILDSALPPGSPGHPLGTDVNGNDVLSRLIYGGRASLTVAIAVNAIGLVIGGGMGALSGYLGGTADTIIMRVLDVFIAFPSLVLTIAIAQVLGPSLPNTILALCAFSIPAVARIARSATLRVVNMPFIQAAELSGSPAWRVLFRHIAPNITPQMINFALLGMGIVIVTEGALSFLGLGIPAPDPSWGNMIFEGQQSLSATPLLVLWPSLALLVTVLAFNLLGENVRDEMSGR; translated from the coding sequence ATGGCAGTCGCTGATGTAGGAACGACGTCCCGGGTCCTCGTCCCGGTCGACACCGCCGCGCGCAGCATCATGTGGGCGAAGTGGCGCCGGCGCATGGTCGTCGGCATCCCCGCCGCGATCGTCGCGCTGCTGCTGTTCATCTGCTTCGTGGGGCCGTACGTCTTCCCCCTGCCGGCGCCGGTGGGCGGGAGCATCCTCGACAGCGCGCTGCCGCCGGGCAGCCCCGGGCATCCGCTGGGCACCGACGTCAACGGCAACGACGTGCTGTCGCGGCTCATCTACGGCGGGCGCGCCTCGCTCACCGTCGCGATCGCGGTCAACGCCATCGGCCTCGTGATCGGCGGCGGCATGGGGGCGCTGTCGGGCTACCTCGGCGGCACCGCCGACACGATCATCATGCGCGTGCTGGACGTGTTCATCGCGTTCCCGTCGCTGGTGCTCACGATCGCGATCGCCCAGGTGCTCGGGCCCAGCCTTCCGAACACGATCCTGGCCCTGTGCGCGTTCAGCATCCCGGCCGTCGCCCGCATCGCGAGATCGGCGACGCTGCGCGTGGTGAACATGCCGTTCATCCAGGCAGCGGAGCTCAGCGGCAGCCCGGCATGGCGCGTGCTGTTCCGGCACATCGCGCCGAACATCACGCCCCAGATGATCAACTTCGCCCTGCTGGGCATGGGGATCGTGATCGTGACCGAGGGTGCCCTGAGCTTCCTGGGCCTGGGCATCCCGGCGCCCGATCCGAGCTGGGGGAACATGATCTTCGAGGGGCAGCAGTCGCTGTCGGCGACGCCGCTGCTGGTGCTGTGGCCGAGCCTGGCGCTGCTGGTGACCGTGCTGGCGTTCAACCTGCTCGGAGAGAACGTGCGAGACGAGATGAGCGGCCGATGA
- a CDS encoding ABC transporter ATP-binding protein, translating into MTTETTTPTATEPETVLTVEDLRITFSRGGRRIHAVNGLSYELKAGRMLAIIGESGSGKSVSVRALMGLLPPSAFITGSARLGDVELVGKSDKAMRSIRGRDIAMVFQDPARSLNPTMSVGAQITEALRTQTDLGRKEAEARAIELLKLVRLPAAERRFHEYPHQLSGGMRQRVMIAIALAADPKVLIADEATTALDVTTQAQIMELLADLQHRLGTAVIMISHDLGLAASYADEVMVMYAGQAVEHAATETLFQNVRMPYTKALLGAIPQLSTPSHSLLTVIGGHPPDLSALPAGCPFAPRCPKATDACGEAPPLEEHEPGHLYACWNPVAKQDSALFGGRVLPVDETLEPVDDEDRTLDAVHALPEPEPIEALNDLNEEKAL; encoded by the coding sequence ATGACGACAGAGACGACGACCCCGACCGCCACCGAGCCCGAGACCGTCCTGACGGTCGAGGACCTGCGCATCACCTTCTCGCGGGGAGGGCGCCGCATCCACGCCGTCAACGGACTGTCGTACGAGCTGAAGGCGGGCAGGATGCTCGCCATCATCGGCGAATCCGGCTCGGGCAAGTCGGTGAGCGTGCGCGCCCTCATGGGTCTGCTGCCGCCGAGCGCGTTCATCACCGGCTCGGCCCGGCTGGGCGATGTGGAACTGGTCGGCAAGAGCGACAAGGCCATGCGGTCGATCCGCGGCCGCGACATCGCGATGGTCTTCCAGGACCCCGCCCGGTCGCTGAACCCCACCATGAGCGTCGGCGCGCAGATCACCGAGGCGCTGCGCACGCAGACCGACCTCGGCAGGAAGGAGGCCGAGGCGCGGGCCATCGAGCTGCTGAAGCTCGTGCGCCTCCCCGCCGCCGAGCGCCGGTTCCACGAGTACCCGCACCAGCTGTCGGGCGGCATGCGCCAGCGCGTCATGATCGCGATCGCGCTCGCCGCAGACCCCAAGGTGCTGATCGCCGACGAGGCCACGACGGCGCTGGACGTGACGACGCAGGCGCAGATCATGGAGCTGCTCGCCGACCTGCAGCACCGGCTCGGCACCGCGGTCATCATGATCAGCCACGACCTGGGCCTGGCCGCGAGCTACGCCGACGAGGTCATGGTCATGTACGCCGGCCAGGCCGTCGAGCACGCTGCGACCGAGACGCTGTTCCAGAACGTGCGGATGCCGTACACGAAGGCGCTGCTGGGGGCGATTCCGCAGTTGAGCACGCCCTCGCATTCCCTCCTGACGGTCATCGGCGGGCATCCGCCGGACCTCAGCGCGCTGCCGGCGGGGTGTCCGTTCGCACCGCGGTGCCCGAAGGCGACCGACGCGTGCGGCGAGGCGCCGCCGCTGGAGGAGCACGAGCCCGGGCATCTGTACGCGTGCTGGAACCCGGTGGCGAAGCAGGACTCCGCGCTGTTCGGCGGCCGCGTGCTGCCTGTGGACGAGACGCTCGAGCCGGTCGACGACGAGGACCGCACGCTCGACGCCGTGCACGCGCTGCCCGAACCCGAGCCGATCGAGGCCCTGAACGACCTGAACGAGGAGAAGGCGCTGTGA
- a CDS encoding ATP-binding cassette domain-containing protein yields MTLVEQAVDAPSADGDAPILQVRNVVQEFVTKGPGGVRAGVVHAVSDVSFELSRGETLGIVGETGSGKSTLARAIIQADPPKSGDVVFRGRSLVGMSKRELRKARAEMQMVYQDPFGSLNPRWRVEDVVAEPLLGHASMTRAERHARVRELLDLVGLDPDQYLRRRPLELSGGQAQRVAIARAIALNPALIICDEAISSLDVLIQAQVLNLFEKLREELGLAYVFIAHDLATVKQISDKVAVMHLGQLAEVGPAEALYAAPRHPYTKALLDSIPGLDPETGQARRPVPIKGEPPSPLHPPSGCRFRTRCSRADDVCAQVEPRLRDVGDGQRVACHFPLDPPTFSVDALRSSIPSTAPVAKGAASAGS; encoded by the coding sequence GTGACGCTGGTAGAGCAGGCCGTCGACGCGCCGAGCGCCGACGGAGACGCCCCCATCCTGCAGGTGCGAAACGTCGTCCAGGAGTTCGTCACGAAGGGCCCGGGCGGTGTGCGCGCGGGCGTCGTGCACGCCGTGTCCGACGTGTCGTTCGAGCTGAGTCGCGGCGAGACCCTCGGGATCGTGGGCGAGACGGGGTCGGGCAAGTCCACCCTCGCGCGCGCGATCATCCAGGCCGATCCGCCGAAGTCCGGCGACGTCGTCTTCCGCGGGCGCAGCCTCGTGGGGATGAGCAAGCGCGAGCTGCGCAAGGCGCGCGCCGAGATGCAGATGGTGTACCAGGACCCGTTCGGCTCGCTGAACCCGCGCTGGCGCGTCGAGGACGTCGTCGCCGAGCCGCTGCTCGGCCACGCCTCGATGACGCGTGCCGAACGCCACGCGCGCGTGCGCGAGCTGCTGGACCTCGTCGGGCTCGACCCCGACCAGTATCTGAGGCGCCGTCCGCTGGAGCTGTCGGGCGGGCAGGCGCAGCGCGTGGCGATCGCCCGTGCGATCGCGCTGAACCCCGCGCTCATCATCTGCGACGAGGCGATCTCGTCGCTGGACGTGCTGATCCAGGCGCAGGTGCTGAACCTGTTCGAGAAGCTCCGTGAGGAGCTGGGGCTGGCGTACGTGTTCATCGCGCACGACTTGGCGACGGTCAAGCAGATCAGCGACAAGGTCGCGGTCATGCACCTCGGTCAGCTCGCCGAAGTGGGCCCGGCCGAGGCGCTGTACGCCGCGCCGCGGCATCCGTACACGAAGGCGCTGCTGGACTCGATCCCGGGCCTCGATCCCGAGACCGGGCAGGCGCGCCGGCCCGTGCCGATCAAGGGCGAGCCGCCGTCGCCCCTGCATCCGCCGAGCGGATGCCGCTTCCGCACACGCTGCTCGCGCGCGGACGACGTGTGCGCGCAGGTCGAACCGCGCCTGCGCGATGTCGGGGACGGTCAGCGGGTGGCGTGCCACTTCCCGCTGGATCCGCCGACCTTCTCGGTGGATGCGCTGCGCTCGTCGATCCCGAGCACCGCGCCGGTCGCGAAGGGGGCTGCGTCGGCGGGATCGTGA